A stretch of the Erinaceus europaeus chromosome 1, mEriEur2.1, whole genome shotgun sequence genome encodes the following:
- the NPFFR1 gene encoding neuropeptide FF receptor 1, whose product MAEETWYNLVLVQRWMEQIPDPNAPLLLGDPSQPPNSSWPANQNESHAEAMPAANLTFSSYYQHSSPVAAMFIVAYVLIFLLCMVGNALVCFIVIKNRHMRTVTNMFILNLAVSDLLVGIFCMPTTLVDNLITGWPFDNATCKMSGLVQGMSVSASVFTLVAIAVERFRCIVHPFREKLTLRKALVTIAVIWALALLIMCPSAVTLTVTREEHHFMVDARNRSYPLYSCWEAWPEQGMRKVYTTVLFSHIYLAPLALILVMYTRIAHKLFQASGPARAGEEAEAAGGAGGAGGARGARRRVRVVHMLVMVALFFTLSWLPLWALLLLIDYEQLSEQQLHLVTVYAFPFAHWLAFFNSSANPIIYGYFNENFRRGFQAAFHAQICPLQWGRHKEAYSEPPGGGLLGTRVFVEVQPSEESGPSSGGSRPARLPLRHGRVAHHSLAEEGRGCSHLPLSIPAWDI is encoded by the exons ATGGCTGAAGAAACATGGTACAACTTGGTACTGGTTCAGAGATGGATGGAGCAG ATTCCTGACCCAAATGCCCCTTTGCTCCTAGGGGACCCTTCCCAGCCTCCCAACAGCAGCTGGCCTGCAAACCAGAATGAGAGTCATGCTGAAGCCATGCCAGCTGCAAACCTGACCTTCTCCTCCTACTACCAGCACTCCTCACCTGTGGCCGCCATGTTCATTGTGGCCTACGtgctcatcttcctcctctgcaTGGTGGGCAACGCCCTGGTCTGCTTCATTGTGATCAAGAACCGGCACATGCGCACAGTCACCAACATGTTCATCCTCAACCTGGCTGTCAGTGACCTGCTAGTGGGCATCTTCTGCATGCCCACCACTCTTGTGGACAACCTCATTACAG GGTGGCCCTTTGACAACGCCACATGCAAGATGAGCGGCTTGGTGCAGGGCATGTCTGTGTCAGCTTCCGTTTTCACCCTGGTGGCCATCGCTGTGGAAAG GTTCCGCTGCATCGTGCACCCTTTCCGAGAGAAGCTGACCTTGCGGAAGGCGCTGGTCACCATCGCGGTCATCTGGGCCCTGGCCCTGCTCATCATGTGCCCGTCGGCCGTCACGCTGACAGTCACGCGCGAGGAGCACCACTTCATGGTGGACGCCCGCAACCGCTCCTACCCGCTCTACTCGTGCTGGGAGGCCTGGCCGGAGCAGGGGATGCGCAAGGTCTACACCACCGTGCTCTTCTCGCACATCTACCTGGCCCCGCTGGCGCTCATCTTGGTCATGTACACACGCATCGCCCACAAGCTCTTCCAGGCCTCGGGGCCGGCGCGCGCGGGCGAGGAGGCGGAGgcggcggggggcgcggggggcgcggggggcgcgcgCGGGGCCCGGCGCAGGGTCCGGGTGGTGCACATGCTGGTCATGGTGGCGCTCTTCTTCACGCTGTCCTGGCTGCCGCTCTGGGCGCTGCTGCTGCTCATCGACTACGAGCAGCTGAGCGAGCAGCAGCTGCACCTGGTCACCGTCTACGCCTTCCCCTTCGCCCACTGGCTGGCCTTCTTCAACAGCAGCGCCAACCCCATCATCTACGGCTACTTCAACGAGAACTTCCGCCGCGGCTTCCAGGCCGCCTTCCACGCCCAGATCTGCCCGCTGCAGTGGGGGCGGCACAAGGAGGCCTATTCCGAGCCGCCCGGAGGAGGGCTCCTGGGCACCCGGGTCTTCGTGGAGGTGCAGCCCAGCGAGGAGTCGGGGCCCAGCAGTGGAGGTTCCAGGCCTGCTCGTCTCCCGTTGCGCCATGGCCGGGTAGCCCACCACAGCTTGGCCGAGGAAGGCCGTGGCTGCTCTCACCTGCCCCTCAGCATTCCAGCCTGGGATATCTGA